Proteins from a single region of Verrucomicrobiia bacterium:
- a CDS encoding serine/threonine-protein kinase, which produces MPGTSNTSSDGQGLAPGAFGRFYLQEVLNSGGMADIWLATDGKNKAYALRVMHERLRFNLLARRRFLRGCEILSKIGDHPSIISYVEHGKVKGHLYLLMEYVEAANLKELYTNHDPILLENVAQILIDMAAALEHMHENGFMHLDFKPENVLVTRNGSVRLVDFDLAQPIPEKPKKFSRKNPGTPAYMAPEQLMGEPISHRVDIFSYGAAAYELLTNHKPFPGDTPGEILRKQLDRSEFVGPRQLNPDLPATLEKVVLRCLEQEPERRYPFIGVMVRELQAALYV; this is translated from the coding sequence GTGCCAGGCACTTCAAATACATCCAGTGACGGCCAGGGGTTGGCGCCCGGGGCCTTTGGGCGCTTTTATCTTCAGGAGGTCCTCAACAGCGGCGGGATGGCCGACATTTGGCTGGCGACGGATGGCAAGAACAAGGCCTATGCCCTGCGCGTCATGCACGAGCGGCTCCGCTTCAACCTCCTGGCCCGGCGCCGCTTTCTGCGCGGGTGCGAGATTCTCTCCAAGATTGGCGATCATCCGAGCATCATCAGTTACGTCGAGCATGGGAAGGTCAAAGGCCATCTGTATCTGCTCATGGAGTATGTGGAAGCGGCCAACCTGAAAGAACTCTACACGAACCATGACCCGATTCTGCTCGAAAACGTGGCGCAGATTCTCATTGATATGGCCGCCGCCCTGGAACACATGCACGAAAACGGCTTCATGCACCTGGATTTTAAACCGGAAAATGTCCTGGTGACCCGCAATGGCAGCGTGCGGCTGGTGGATTTCGACCTCGCCCAGCCGATCCCGGAGAAACCAAAGAAGTTTTCCAGGAAGAATCCGGGCACACCCGCTTACATGGCGCCCGAGCAACTGATGGGTGAACCGATTTCCCATCGAGTGGACATTTTCTCCTACGGCGCCGCCGCTTACGAACTGCTCACAAACCACAAACCATTCCCCGGCGATACTCCTGGGGAGATCCTCCGCAAGCAACTCGACCGCTCGGAATTCGTCGGTCCGCGTCAGCTTAATCCGGACCTCCCCGCGACTCTCGAAAAGGTGGTGTTGCGTTGTCTGGAGCAGGAACCCGAGCGGCGGTATCCTTTCATTGGAGTGATGGTCCGCGAACTCCAGGCGGCGCTTTACGTTTAA